The following are from one region of the Stigmatella ashevillena genome:
- a CDS encoding AgmX/PglI C-terminal domain-containing protein, giving the protein MSGQPSVLQVVILRDGLLIGTEVFVPGTYSIGSEPGSDLMLDDASIEPRHAVLYFQNGRSAIQDAGTVSGVYVNGHRVSACEIRPVDEVLCGPFVLKTRVLSQRPDAKPQPPPEVAALLGAPPQAAPSARPGAPRAPLPPSGGVTTAPQWGTAAPPAELSASTVPIAYASPGLSARPSPAHAMEPALEPVLVDPLPGGPSRGARGASLQASPAAAPRPVPVPMVAPSPMPASTIPSARRRATQEAPRVDESLPSLMLADDLLSGLDLDEPPLPEAKPAATPDARPRMAPRMAPGKGPSQLYLELYWGNIRREALRFRPGKKPLRATSEPETGMPLWGFSLPEGEFTLAESLNGAYRLFVPPGTGVERSGADGRFQALNATGLESDGNRRFVTVREGAAVRLSQGQMSLVAYAAPVPERTWVNPLKGLPWLALASFAFFASALGAFIALKPPLSEAPDFTQKNLPPIALRLLAPEPKKKEEAKKKLEAIKQKAKPKETPEKVAEKPTPKPVEKTPPPKQKEVAPPPPPESRALKALAKLSAAGPAANDLLAAVDKLGSGPGSKNAKSSNYKLAGLIGKAPIANAGLGTFGLGGGGKGGGATLGAEILRGKGGGGIGALGAGGVGKGKVGGTVTRATARSVSAAQGSIDREAVAKVINSHLQEVHACYERALLKDPGLAGKVVLEWTIGNNGRVAAAKTKSSTLRNSAVESCILSNLKTWSFPSPKGGVVIITYPFLFNSVGY; this is encoded by the coding sequence GTGAGCGGTCAACCCTCCGTCCTCCAGGTCGTCATTCTCCGCGATGGGCTTCTCATCGGCACGGAGGTCTTCGTCCCCGGCACATACTCCATCGGTTCCGAGCCTGGCTCGGACTTGATGCTGGATGATGCCTCCATCGAGCCCCGCCACGCGGTGCTGTACTTCCAGAACGGGCGCTCGGCCATCCAGGACGCGGGCACCGTCTCCGGTGTCTACGTCAACGGCCACCGCGTCAGCGCGTGTGAGATCCGTCCGGTGGACGAGGTGCTCTGCGGCCCCTTCGTCCTGAAGACGCGCGTGCTCTCGCAGCGGCCAGACGCCAAGCCGCAGCCCCCACCCGAAGTGGCCGCCCTGCTGGGAGCCCCGCCCCAGGCCGCCCCCTCAGCCCGGCCCGGCGCCCCGCGCGCGCCGCTGCCGCCCTCCGGAGGGGTGACCACCGCGCCCCAATGGGGAACCGCGGCGCCTCCCGCCGAGCTCTCCGCCTCCACCGTTCCCATCGCCTACGCGTCTCCCGGACTCTCCGCGCGGCCCTCTCCCGCGCACGCGATGGAGCCGGCCCTGGAGCCCGTCCTCGTCGATCCCCTGCCCGGAGGCCCCTCTCGCGGGGCCCGGGGCGCCTCCCTTCAAGCGAGCCCGGCCGCGGCCCCCCGCCCCGTGCCTGTGCCCATGGTGGCGCCCAGCCCCATGCCCGCCAGCACGATTCCCTCCGCGCGCCGCCGCGCCACCCAGGAGGCTCCGCGCGTCGACGAGTCCCTGCCATCGCTGATGCTGGCCGATGATCTCCTCTCGGGCCTCGACCTGGACGAGCCGCCCCTGCCGGAGGCCAAGCCCGCGGCGACACCCGACGCCCGGCCCCGGATGGCCCCGCGCATGGCCCCGGGCAAGGGTCCCTCGCAGCTCTACCTGGAGCTGTACTGGGGCAATATCCGCCGGGAGGCCCTCCGCTTCCGTCCGGGCAAGAAGCCCCTGCGGGCCACCAGCGAGCCGGAGACCGGCATGCCCCTGTGGGGTTTCTCCCTGCCCGAGGGGGAGTTCACGCTCGCCGAGTCGCTCAACGGTGCCTACCGCCTCTTCGTGCCGCCCGGCACCGGGGTGGAGCGCAGCGGTGCGGATGGGCGCTTCCAGGCCCTCAACGCCACGGGGCTCGAGTCCGACGGCAACCGCCGCTTCGTCACCGTGCGCGAGGGGGCCGCCGTGCGCCTGTCCCAGGGACAGATGTCGCTGGTGGCCTACGCCGCGCCCGTGCCCGAGCGCACGTGGGTCAACCCCCTCAAGGGGCTGCCCTGGCTGGCCCTGGCGAGCTTCGCCTTCTTCGCCTCGGCCCTGGGCGCCTTCATCGCCCTGAAGCCCCCGCTGTCCGAGGCGCCGGACTTCACCCAGAAGAACCTGCCGCCCATCGCCCTGCGCCTGCTGGCGCCCGAGCCCAAGAAGAAGGAAGAGGCCAAGAAAAAGCTGGAGGCCATCAAGCAGAAGGCCAAGCCCAAGGAGACCCCGGAGAAGGTGGCCGAGAAGCCCACGCCCAAGCCCGTGGAGAAGACGCCTCCGCCCAAGCAGAAGGAAGTAGCCCCGCCTCCGCCTCCCGAGTCCCGCGCCCTCAAGGCGCTGGCCAAGCTGTCGGCGGCCGGCCCCGCGGCCAATGATCTGCTGGCGGCGGTGGACAAGCTGGGCAGCGGCCCGGGCAGCAAGAACGCCAAGTCGTCCAACTACAAGCTGGCCGGATTGATTGGCAAGGCGCCCATCGCCAACGCGGGCCTGGGCACGTTCGGCCTCGGGGGTGGCGGCAAGGGCGGCGGCGCCACGCTGGGCGCGGAGATCCTTCGAGGCAAGGGCGGCGGCGGCATTGGCGCGCTGGGCGCCGGTGGGGTGGGCAAGGGCAAGGTGGGCGGCACCGTCACGCGCGCCACCGCCCGCAGCGTGTCCGCGGCGCAGGGCAGCATCGACCGCGAGGCCGTGGCCAAGGTCATCAACAGCCACCTCCAGGAAGTCCATGCCTGCTATGAGCGGGCCTTGCTCAAGGATCCTGGACTGGCCGGCAAGGTGGTGCTCGAGTGGACCATCGGAAACAACGGCCGCGTGGCCGCGGCGAAGACCAAGTCCTCCACCCTGCGCAACAGCGCCGTCGAGTCCTGCATCCTCAGCAACTTGAAGACGTGGAGCTTCCCTTCCCCCAAGGGCGGCGTCGTCATCATCACCTACCCCTTCCTCTTCAACTCGGTCGGCTACTGA
- a CDS encoding MtsA protein, whose amino-acid sequence MRRALAVFVALAIPLGAVGVLSLRTRAVPPGADGRLRAVGPWLTSNQTSQPLAVYGEGLLPGMRLALGPPVSRELPLKVVDARHAYARLPAGLVLPVEQPQVNVGVRLVTEAGAPLEGEKRLDVVNDTAFPDLTELVLSPDGRTAFIASPPTDTVFALEVATGQVTPLAVADGPSALATYNDAGGRPWLAVAHRFSPELRLYALDSPGSTPRVLPAPVGAMGLAVDARGEVAFIAEQVRDTVRALSLVDGSERWQAAVDPNPRALAPWNGLLAVGSLQTGQVELLRQEDGTRVSTLVPKPGVAIVGGETERFSAQVMGGKAARGLVAGTRLGSLFLASLGPNVGPNAERMEVSANGGVSVLSPTQGEVVRHRGFGAGVTEGLALDEATGVLYAADGALGLVRVLDARRLVESNEGARGALLQELPMPLPEGTPLARPAEDYGKQGRAGVELHAGPRALALAPDGRTLYVLNRFTGTVAVVDVTRSREGAARVVRQFPVTPMGAQAKRRLGQVLYFADMGRKAMSCDACHLEGHTGGVFFEKTHPMRIYRSTTVRGSRDTPPYFTPASTRSLAETVLTVGNRNRYFNPELTGSEVEALTLFTALIPLLPNPFVGEDGAPPETLLLPDGRTGRPGEGRTLFEGKAGCVACHPAPLFTLDQEPATRGRFQEAGTPLALPLRLEQQELVPGAAPPALVGAWDVWPMLTSAAAGYEVSGDRLVVGTRFPLRAILETSGPAHGNARALTPREQDDLLAFLLTL is encoded by the coding sequence ATGAGGCGTGCTCTCGCGGTGTTCGTGGCGCTGGCCATTCCCTTGGGCGCCGTGGGGGTGCTCTCCTTGCGCACCCGCGCGGTGCCGCCCGGAGCCGACGGGAGGCTGCGGGCGGTGGGGCCGTGGCTCACGAGCAATCAAACCTCCCAGCCCCTGGCGGTGTATGGCGAGGGGCTGTTGCCCGGGATGCGGCTGGCGCTGGGGCCCCCGGTGTCGCGCGAGCTTCCGCTGAAGGTGGTGGATGCGCGGCATGCGTATGCGCGCCTTCCCGCGGGCTTGGTGCTGCCAGTAGAGCAGCCTCAGGTGAACGTGGGGGTGCGGCTGGTGACGGAGGCCGGGGCCCCGCTCGAGGGGGAGAAGCGCCTGGACGTGGTGAACGACACGGCCTTCCCGGACCTGACGGAACTGGTGCTGTCGCCGGATGGACGCACGGCCTTCATCGCCTCGCCGCCCACGGACACGGTGTTCGCGCTGGAGGTGGCGACGGGGCAGGTGACGCCGCTGGCCGTGGCGGACGGGCCCAGCGCGTTGGCTACATATAATGATGCGGGGGGGCGCCCCTGGCTGGCGGTGGCGCACCGCTTCAGTCCGGAGCTGCGCCTGTACGCCCTGGACAGCCCTGGAAGCACGCCCCGGGTGTTGCCGGCGCCCGTGGGGGCGATGGGGCTGGCGGTGGACGCGCGCGGGGAGGTGGCTTTCATCGCCGAGCAGGTGCGAGACACGGTGCGTGCCCTGTCGCTGGTGGATGGGAGCGAGCGGTGGCAGGCGGCGGTGGATCCCAACCCTCGCGCGCTCGCCCCGTGGAACGGGCTGCTCGCGGTGGGGAGCCTCCAGACCGGACAGGTGGAACTGCTGCGCCAGGAGGATGGCACGCGGGTGTCCACGCTGGTGCCCAAGCCGGGCGTCGCCATCGTGGGCGGAGAGACGGAGCGCTTCTCCGCGCAGGTGATGGGAGGCAAGGCGGCGCGCGGGCTGGTGGCGGGGACGCGGCTGGGGAGCCTCTTCCTGGCGAGCCTCGGGCCCAATGTGGGGCCGAATGCCGAGCGCATGGAGGTGAGCGCCAACGGGGGCGTGAGCGTGCTCTCGCCTACCCAGGGCGAGGTGGTGAGGCACCGGGGCTTTGGGGCGGGGGTGACGGAGGGGCTGGCGTTGGACGAGGCCACGGGCGTGCTCTACGCGGCGGATGGGGCGTTGGGCCTCGTGCGGGTGCTGGACGCGCGGCGGCTGGTGGAGAGCAACGAGGGGGCGCGCGGCGCGTTGCTCCAGGAACTGCCGATGCCCCTGCCGGAGGGGACGCCCCTGGCACGCCCAGCGGAGGACTACGGGAAGCAGGGACGCGCGGGAGTGGAACTGCACGCGGGCCCCCGAGCGCTGGCGCTGGCGCCGGACGGCCGCACCCTCTACGTGCTCAACCGGTTCACCGGCACGGTGGCGGTGGTGGACGTGACGCGGAGCCGGGAGGGAGCGGCGCGCGTGGTGCGCCAGTTTCCGGTGACGCCGATGGGCGCGCAGGCCAAGCGCCGATTGGGGCAGGTCCTCTACTTCGCGGACATGGGGCGCAAGGCGATGAGCTGTGACGCCTGCCACCTGGAGGGGCATACCGGGGGCGTCTTCTTCGAGAAGACACACCCGATGCGCATCTACCGCTCCACCACGGTGCGGGGCAGCCGGGACACGCCGCCCTACTTCACGCCCGCCAGCACCCGCAGCCTGGCGGAGACGGTGCTGACAGTGGGCAACCGCAACCGCTACTTCAATCCCGAACTCACCGGCTCGGAGGTGGAGGCGCTGACGCTCTTCACGGCGTTGATTCCCCTGTTGCCGAACCCCTTCGTCGGGGAGGACGGGGCGCCGCCGGAGACGCTGCTCTTGCCGGATGGGCGCACGGGGCGGCCCGGAGAGGGCAGGACGCTGTTCGAGGGCAAGGCCGGATGCGTGGCCTGCCATCCCGCCCCGCTCTTCACGTTGGATCAGGAGCCGGCGACCCGGGGGCGCTTCCAGGAGGCAGGCACGCCCCTCGCGCTGCCGTTGCGCCTGGAGCAGCAGGAGTTGGTGCCAGGAGCAGCCCCGCCCGCGCTGGTGGGCGCATGGGATGTCTGGCCCATGCTGACCAGCGCGGCGGCGGGCTACGAGGTGAGCGGAGACCGGCTGGTGGTGGGGACGCGCTTTCCCCTGCGAGCCATCCTCGAGACCTCCGGGCCCGCGCACGGCAACGCGAGGGCGCTCACCCCGCGCGAGCAGGATGACCTGCTGGCGTTTCTGCTCACGCTTTGA
- a CDS encoding alpha/beta hydrolase, which produces MSTLTQKRLAAWALRLMVLGVLAAGSSAAEASQVQRVCHSRHLPVALWHGLPASEHVFAKLCLPEGETPSTVQLLVHGITYTHQYWDFPDPAGPSDRYSYVSAALSAGFATLAIDRIGSGDSSRPLGAAVTLEANAYVVHQVVQALRNGWKTGPSSTVSFSKVILVGHSYGSFTAWYEASDYQDVDGVILSGVSHSVTLESVIRVITPLVPAGLDPAFFGRGYVDPLYLTTRPGTRYSTFYFPGEVTEKVLERDEKTKSTVTLTEFAPFPLILTRPLDIRVPVLLFNGTDDRLFCGPSIQGADCSSAEALVATEGPRLGAQVPCIEGHVLQGAGHVLNTLVNAQEWFEVAQNWAVQRIGADAGPAPGCGP; this is translated from the coding sequence GTGTCGACATTGACTCAGAAGCGTCTTGCCGCATGGGCACTGCGTCTGATGGTGCTGGGGGTCCTCGCCGCGGGTTCATCCGCAGCGGAAGCCTCGCAGGTCCAGAGGGTTTGCCACAGCCGGCACCTGCCGGTGGCGCTGTGGCATGGCCTTCCAGCCTCCGAGCATGTGTTCGCGAAGCTGTGCCTTCCCGAGGGGGAGACTCCCTCCACGGTCCAACTCCTGGTGCACGGCATCACCTACACCCACCAGTACTGGGACTTTCCGGATCCTGCCGGGCCCAGCGATCGCTACTCCTATGTGAGCGCGGCGCTGAGCGCGGGCTTTGCCACGCTGGCGATCGATCGAATCGGCAGTGGTGACAGCTCGCGCCCGTTGGGGGCAGCGGTCACCCTGGAAGCCAACGCATACGTGGTCCACCAGGTGGTGCAGGCCTTGCGCAACGGCTGGAAGACGGGCCCGTCCAGCACGGTGAGCTTCTCCAAGGTCATCCTGGTGGGGCACTCCTACGGCTCGTTCACCGCCTGGTACGAGGCGAGCGATTACCAGGACGTGGATGGGGTGATTCTCAGCGGGGTCAGCCACTCCGTGACGCTGGAGTCGGTGATACGGGTCATCACCCCCCTGGTCCCGGCGGGGCTCGATCCTGCCTTCTTTGGCAGGGGATATGTCGACCCGCTCTACCTGACCACGCGGCCTGGGACGCGCTACAGCACCTTCTACTTCCCGGGCGAAGTGACCGAGAAGGTGCTGGAGCGGGACGAGAAAACCAAGAGCACGGTGACGCTCACCGAGTTCGCCCCGTTCCCCCTCATCCTGACCCGGCCGTTGGACATCCGGGTGCCGGTGTTGTTGTTCAATGGCACCGATGACCGTCTGTTCTGTGGCCCATCGATTCAGGGCGCGGATTGCTCCAGCGCGGAGGCCTTGGTGGCCACGGAAGGGCCTCGGCTGGGGGCTCAGGTGCCGTGCATCGAGGGCCATGTGTTGCAAGGCGCCGGGCACGTGCTCAACACCCTCGTCAACGCCCAGGAGTGGTTCGAGGTGGCCCAGAACTGGGCGGTGCAACGGATTGGCGCGGACGCAGGGCCCGCCCCCGGATGCGGTCCGTAG
- a CDS encoding transposase zinc-binding domain-containing protein, translated as MGTHGWAYRRRQPEGTVLYEAVRDNLATLLAEASEGGRGLPRYVERDFAKSLECGVLAHGFARVRCESCKDELLVAFSCKGRGVCPSCNAKRAHVTAVHLVEQVLPHVPYRQWTLSFPHRVRWVLLKDVGLLSDVLTVFLRAVFTLQRRRARRQGLRDYFGREEKGLPVGLYG; from the coding sequence GTGGGAACGCACGGGTGGGCGTACCGGCGAAGGCAGCCGGAGGGGACGGTGCTGTACGAGGCGGTGAGGGACAACCTGGCCACATTGTTGGCGGAGGCCAGCGAGGGAGGGCGCGGCCTGCCCCGGTATGTGGAGCGGGACTTCGCCAAGTCCCTGGAATGCGGAGTGCTGGCGCACGGCTTCGCGCGGGTGCGCTGCGAGAGTTGCAAGGACGAGCTGCTCGTCGCCTTCTCGTGCAAGGGACGAGGGGTGTGCCCGTCCTGCAACGCGAAGCGGGCGCATGTGACGGCAGTGCACCTGGTAGAGCAGGTGCTGCCGCACGTGCCCTACCGGCAGTGGACGCTGTCCTTTCCGCACCGGGTCCGGTGGGTGCTGCTCAAGGACGTGGGACTGCTCTCGGACGTCCTCACCGTCTTCCTGCGCGCGGTGTTTACCCTGCAGCGCCGAAGGGCACGGCGGCAGGGCCTTAGAGACTATTTCGGTAGGGAAGAAAAGGGCCTACCTGTGGGGTTATACGGGTAG
- a CDS encoding IS5 family transposase gives MPQEVWAKIEPLLPPRPEHPLGCHNPRVPDRKAMEAILLVLRTGMQWQALKATGICHSSSAYRRFREWAKAGVFHEFWRLGLVAYDELVGIGWKWMSMDGAMTKAPLGGQKTGPNPTDRAKKGTKRSVLTDERGVPLGIVVAGANVNDHKRVEATFDSVPVKRPEPAKDDKQHLCLDAGYDCQAVRQWGNKFHLQLHIRPRRAPATPPKKGRRKKARRWVVERTHSWMNRFRRLLVRWEKREDTFLAMIHLALGLITWFHFLPK, from the coding sequence ATGCCGCAGGAGGTCTGGGCGAAGATAGAGCCGTTGCTGCCTCCTCGTCCTGAGCATCCGCTGGGGTGCCACAACCCGAGAGTGCCCGACAGAAAGGCGATGGAGGCCATCCTGTTGGTGCTGCGCACAGGGATGCAGTGGCAGGCGCTCAAGGCCACGGGAATTTGCCATTCATCCTCGGCCTACCGACGTTTTCGCGAGTGGGCCAAGGCAGGGGTGTTCCATGAGTTCTGGCGTTTGGGGCTCGTGGCCTATGACGAACTGGTGGGCATCGGTTGGAAGTGGATGAGCATGGACGGGGCGATGACCAAGGCCCCGCTGGGCGGGCAGAAGACCGGTCCCAACCCGACGGACCGGGCCAAGAAGGGTACCAAGAGAAGCGTGCTGACCGATGAACGAGGCGTGCCGCTGGGAATCGTGGTGGCAGGTGCCAACGTCAATGACCACAAACGGGTGGAGGCCACGTTCGATTCGGTGCCGGTGAAGAGGCCAGAGCCTGCCAAGGATGACAAGCAGCATCTGTGCTTGGATGCAGGTTACGACTGCCAAGCGGTGCGTCAGTGGGGCAACAAGTTCCACCTTCAACTGCACATTCGCCCGCGTCGTGCCCCTGCCACGCCTCCGAAGAAGGGGCGCCGTAAGAAGGCACGCCGCTGGGTGGTGGAACGTACTCACTCGTGGATGAACCGTTTCCGCAGGCTGCTGGTGCGCTGGGAAAAGCGCGAGGACACCTTTTTAGCCATGATTCACCTGGCTCTGGGCCTCATCACTTGGTTCCACTTCCTACCGAAATAG
- a CDS encoding transposase: MSFIPFFGSALQVTPHFHSLVPDGVFVQREGGVRFEALPPPTQGEVEQLLRVVRHRVLRLLEKRGANDRQGLDLLTRAMPLEQKKHVLALQGVHEMLEKTLVRAIQP; encoded by the coding sequence GTGTCGTTCATCCCGTTCTTCGGCTCCGCCTTGCAGGTCACGCCGCACTTCCACTCGCTGGTGCCGGACGGCGTCTTCGTGCAGCGGGAGGGCGGCGTGCGCTTCGAGGCGTTGCCGCCGCCCACGCAAGGTGAGGTGGAGCAGCTGCTGAGGGTGGTGCGTCATCGGGTGCTGCGCCTGCTGGAGAAAAGAGGGGCCAACGACAGGCAGGGGCTGGATCTGCTGACCCGGGCCATGCCTCTGGAACAGAAGAAGCATGTGCTCGCCCTCCAGGGCGTGCATGAAATGCTGGAAAAAACTCTGGTCCGTGCCATTCAGCCTTGA
- a CDS encoding DUF7151 family protein: protein MSKNRIHARAVGLLMGVLAWGTAFSQDGAQLFVKGVDLDYPSASLFISGAHFNNGAAPVVTLAGTEVPVTGVSSDGTALTVSLPSAFANFVGSYLLTVSTGAAPTQRDVFSLGLGAVGPQGPRGEAGAAGATGLASLTKTTPVAAGSACAAGGVKVEIGLDGNRNALLEAWEVNSAMTRYVCDGIRGEQGSKGDKGDTGPVGPQGLKGDKGDTGPVGPQGLKGDKGDTGPVGPQGPQGPVGPQGPKGDKGDPGPGAELYSVGWGALGSFNSSCTFASKETIVCHSAAHRFCSGRGYKTSVGIVEYTSSAANFACVK from the coding sequence ATGTCAAAAAATCGAATTCATGCACGAGCGGTGGGGCTGTTGATGGGAGTGCTGGCCTGGGGGACGGCCTTCTCCCAGGATGGCGCGCAGTTGTTTGTCAAAGGGGTGGATTTAGACTACCCCAGTGCGAGCCTGTTCATCTCCGGAGCCCATTTCAACAATGGTGCGGCGCCGGTGGTGACACTGGCGGGGACGGAGGTCCCCGTAACAGGGGTATCCAGCGACGGAACGGCACTGACGGTGTCGCTGCCCTCGGCCTTCGCCAATTTCGTCGGCTCCTACCTGCTGACTGTGTCGACAGGTGCCGCCCCCACGCAGCGCGATGTGTTTTCCTTGGGCTTGGGCGCTGTAGGGCCGCAGGGGCCGCGGGGAGAGGCCGGAGCGGCAGGGGCCACGGGCTTGGCGTCGCTGACGAAAACCACTCCTGTGGCAGCGGGTTCCGCGTGTGCCGCGGGAGGCGTGAAGGTGGAAATTGGGCTCGACGGCAATCGAAATGCGCTGCTCGAAGCCTGGGAAGTGAACAGCGCGATGACGCGCTACGTGTGTGACGGGATTAGAGGGGAGCAAGGGAGCAAGGGAGACAAGGGCGATACGGGCCCCGTAGGTCCTCAGGGCCTCAAGGGAGACAAGGGCGATACGGGCCCCGTAGGTCCTCAGGGCCTCAAGGGAGACAAGGGCGATACGGGCCCCGTAGGTCCTCAGGGTCCTCAGGGCCCCGTAGGTCCTCAGGGCCCTAAGGGTGATAAGGGCGATCCGGGACCAGGTGCGGAGCTCTATAGTGTCGGTTGGGGTGCCCTCGGCTCTTTCAATTCGAGCTGCACGTTTGCCAGCAAGGAGACTATCGTTTGCCACTCCGCAGCCCATCGCTTCTGCTCTGGACGTGGCTATAAAACGAGCGTAGGCATTGTGGAGTATACTTCCTCTGCGGCGAATTTCGCCTGTGTGAAATGA